A genome region from Paradevosia shaoguanensis includes the following:
- a CDS encoding DUF1214 domain-containing protein, whose translation MRFLSHLILMFAVALTVGFGLSWFALSDGRLFGAYRIGPWAAWPAAGSPSPDPYTRAHIARAGTLQLGQSEGLEFVATNDSTGRPLDRSCTYRVHGTTPVASFWTLVAEAPDGANIARDEAAATMHSTRLARNEDGTATIFVGKALSPLNWLEITGNGPFSLALTLYDTSAFGGVGSGADTLPIIDREACA comes from the coding sequence GTGCGCTTCCTGTCCCATCTGATCCTGATGTTTGCGGTCGCGCTCACCGTCGGCTTCGGCCTGAGCTGGTTCGCGCTCTCCGATGGCCGTCTCTTCGGCGCCTATCGCATCGGGCCCTGGGCCGCCTGGCCTGCCGCCGGCTCGCCCTCGCCCGACCCCTATACCCGCGCCCATATCGCCCGCGCCGGCACGCTGCAGCTCGGCCAGAGCGAGGGGCTGGAATTCGTCGCGACCAACGACAGCACGGGCCGCCCGCTCGATCGCTCCTGCACCTATCGCGTGCACGGGACGACCCCGGTCGCGAGTTTCTGGACGCTGGTAGCGGAGGCGCCCGATGGCGCCAACATCGCGCGCGACGAGGCAGCAGCAACCATGCACAGCACGCGTCTCGCCCGCAACGAAGACGGCACCGCAACGATCTTCGTGGGCAAGGCGCTTTCGCCACTCAACTGGCTGGAAATCACGGGCAACGGCCCGTTCTCGCTGGCGCTGACGCTCTACGACACCTCCGCCTTCGGCGGCGTCGGCTCGGGCGCGGACACGCTGCCCATCATCGACCGGGAGGCGTGCGCATGA
- a CDS encoding ABC transporter ATP-binding protein, translated as MSNAVSTISETIASEPIVHARGLRKHFGKTEVLHGLDFDIPPGRIYGLIGHNGAGKTTTLNALLGLTTAEGTIRVLGKDPFAHRAELMENVAFISDVASLPRFLRVRELFALLTNIHPNFDQQKARSFLEGTDVKMEAKIKHLSKGMIAQLHLAVVMAIDAKLLVLDEPTLGLDITYRKRFYRRLLEDYMTEERTLLITTHQVDEIEFMLSDIMFIRDGELVLHMQMETVSGKYAQLITGPDHAADARALKPIYEETRFGQTAMVFENVDRERLEAFGQVSTPTLSDLFVALMQRTPSNSGAAQ; from the coding sequence ATGAGCAACGCTGTGAGCACTATTTCAGAGACGATTGCCTCCGAGCCGATCGTGCATGCGCGGGGTCTGCGCAAGCATTTCGGCAAGACGGAGGTTCTGCACGGTCTCGATTTCGATATTCCACCCGGGCGCATCTATGGCCTGATCGGCCATAACGGCGCCGGCAAGACCACCACGCTCAACGCCCTGCTCGGCCTCACCACCGCCGAGGGCACCATCCGGGTGCTGGGCAAGGATCCGTTCGCGCATCGCGCCGAGTTGATGGAAAACGTCGCCTTCATTTCTGACGTCGCCAGCCTGCCGCGTTTCCTGCGCGTCCGCGAGCTCTTCGCGCTCCTCACCAATATCCATCCGAACTTCGACCAGCAGAAGGCCCGCTCCTTCCTCGAAGGCACGGATGTGAAGATGGAAGCCAAGATCAAGCACCTCTCCAAGGGCATGATCGCGCAGCTTCACCTCGCCGTGGTCATGGCGATCGATGCGAAGCTCCTCGTGCTCGACGAGCCCACGCTCGGCCTCGATATCACCTATCGCAAGCGCTTCTACCGGCGGCTGCTCGAAGACTACATGACCGAGGAGCGTACGCTGCTCATCACCACCCATCAGGTCGATGAGATCGAGTTCATGCTCTCGGACATCATGTTCATCCGCGATGGCGAGCTGGTACTGCACATGCAGATGGAAACGGTGAGCGGCAAATATGCCCAGCTTATCACCGGCCCCGACCATGCCGCCGACGCGCGAGCACTCAAGCCCATCTATGAGGAAACCCGGTTCGGGCAGACGGCGATGGTCTTCGAGAATGTCGACCGCGAGCGCCTCGAAGCCTTCGGCCAGGTGTCCACGCCCACGCTCAGCGATCTCTTCGTTGCCCTGATGCAGCGCACGCCCAGCAATTCCGGAGCTGCCCAATGA
- a CDS encoding SHOCT domain-containing protein has product MSATFWNYFWYIASTFLVFAYFILVIFVFADMLRDRTMSGWAKAGWTIFLIILPFPIALVYLIVRGDSMQQREVERQRALAERADEYIVNAIGKTPADRIAAAKKLFDDGAINEAEYARLKTKVLAGG; this is encoded by the coding sequence ATGAGCGCGACTTTCTGGAATTACTTCTGGTACATCGCTTCGACCTTCCTGGTCTTTGCCTATTTCATCCTCGTGATCTTCGTCTTCGCCGACATGCTGCGCGACCGGACCATGAGTGGCTGGGCCAAGGCGGGCTGGACGATCTTCCTCATCATCCTGCCGTTCCCGATCGCCCTGGTTTACCTCATCGTGCGCGGCGACAGCATGCAGCAGCGCGAGGTCGAGCGTCAGCGCGCCTTGGCCGAGCGCGCCGACGAATACATTGTCAATGCCATCGGCAAGACCCCTGCCGACCGCATCGCCGCCGCCAAGAAGCTTTTTGACGATGGCGCGATCAACGAGGCGGAATATGCGCGGCTCAAGACGAAGGTGCTGGCTGGCGGGTAA
- a CDS encoding oxidoreductase encodes MAHWTAADIPDQTGRTIVITGANSGLGYVSALELARHGADVMMVVRDPAKGESARRAILSAVPDAKVELALADLADLDSIAAFASGFVASGRRLDVLMNNAGIMMPPRRVTKQGFELQFGTNHLAHFALTLQLLPAFAGSADARVVTMSSGLHKSGHIHFDDLGAVKTYSRSGAYSQSKIANVYFALELDRLLRAEKLPIKSVLAHPGYASTNLQSTGPTGFMSWLLKFGNAFMAQPPEMGALPQLYAATAPGVEGGQFYGPDGRNEMKGYPTLVQPVDRAKDPAIARRLWTVSEEMTGVRWP; translated from the coding sequence ATGGCCCATTGGACCGCCGCCGATATTCCGGATCAGACCGGGCGCACCATCGTTATCACCGGCGCCAATAGCGGGCTGGGCTACGTTTCGGCGCTCGAACTGGCGCGACATGGCGCCGATGTGATGATGGTCGTGCGAGACCCCGCCAAGGGCGAGAGCGCGCGACGAGCAATCCTCTCGGCCGTGCCGGACGCCAAGGTCGAGCTGGCGCTGGCGGACCTGGCCGATCTCGATTCGATTGCGGCCTTCGCCAGCGGGTTCGTCGCGAGCGGACGGCGGCTGGATGTGCTCATGAACAATGCCGGCATCATGATGCCGCCGCGCCGGGTAACCAAACAGGGGTTCGAGCTGCAGTTCGGCACCAACCACCTGGCCCATTTCGCACTGACGTTGCAACTGCTCCCGGCCTTTGCCGGCAGTGCGGACGCGCGGGTCGTGACGATGAGTTCAGGGCTGCACAAAAGCGGCCATATCCATTTCGACGACCTGGGCGCGGTCAAAACCTATTCGCGCTCGGGCGCCTATTCTCAGTCCAAGATCGCCAATGTCTATTTCGCGCTGGAGCTCGACCGACTGCTGCGGGCGGAAAAGCTGCCAATCAAGAGCGTGCTTGCGCATCCCGGTTATGCCTCGACCAACCTGCAGTCGACGGGACCTACCGGATTCATGTCGTGGCTGCTGAAGTTCGGCAATGCCTTCATGGCGCAGCCGCCCGAAATGGGCGCCCTGCCCCAGCTTTATGCCGCGACGGCGCCGGGCGTCGAAGGTGGCCAGTTCTACGGACCGGACGGTCGCAACGAGATGAAGGGCTATCCCACGCTGGTGCAACCAGTGGATCGGGCCAAGGACCCGGCAATCGCACGGCGGCTCTGGACGGTTTCGGAGGAAATGACGGGCGTGCGCTGGCCCTGA
- a CDS encoding DUF1254 domain-containing protein, protein MIRTLLWLLAGAVLGGIIHIVVILALPIFATQDVWTRITALGAVEKAVVLPAPALGEPNPLRLDPDMAYAVCQVDLSSGPGVVSGTLPDAFWSIAVYNRAGTVIYSTTNRDGIGQNLDLGIFNPAQTRLLAQQQLDIAEGLLIVESPQNDVFAVVRLAPPHPAMKARYEKALSELECGNIKSDTN, encoded by the coding sequence ATGATCCGCACTCTTCTCTGGCTCCTGGCCGGCGCAGTGCTGGGCGGGATCATCCATATCGTCGTGATCCTGGCCCTGCCGATCTTCGCCACGCAGGACGTCTGGACGCGCATCACGGCGCTTGGCGCGGTGGAAAAAGCCGTCGTGCTGCCGGCGCCGGCACTGGGCGAGCCCAACCCGCTGCGGCTCGATCCGGACATGGCCTATGCGGTCTGCCAGGTTGACCTTTCCTCGGGCCCCGGCGTGGTTTCAGGCACCCTGCCCGACGCCTTCTGGTCGATCGCGGTCTACAATCGCGCCGGTACCGTCATCTATTCGACCACCAATCGCGACGGCATCGGACAGAACCTCGACCTGGGTATCTTCAACCCCGCGCAAACACGGCTTTTGGCGCAACAGCAGCTCGATATCGCCGAGGGATTGCTGATCGTGGAATCCCCGCAGAACGACGTTTTCGCCGTCGTGCGCCTCGCCCCGCCGCATCCGGCCATGAAGGCGCGCTACGAAAAGGCGCTTTCCGAGCTCGAATGCGGGAACATCAAGAGCGACACCAACTAG
- a CDS encoding GntR family transcriptional regulator, with product MNQWNETQPIFIQIRQRISQMILRQDVKEGEALPSVRQISADLSVNPLTVTKAYQSLVDTGIVETRRGLGMFVQEGARPRLLAQEREKFLTEEWPRIKAQIKALELNIDDLLKQDETKAGAQS from the coding sequence ATGAACCAGTGGAACGAGACCCAACCCATTTTCATCCAGATCCGGCAACGGATCAGTCAGATGATCTTGCGGCAGGATGTGAAGGAAGGTGAGGCGCTGCCTTCGGTGCGCCAGATCTCCGCCGATCTTTCGGTCAATCCGCTGACCGTGACCAAGGCGTACCAATCCCTCGTCGATACCGGGATTGTTGAAACGAGAAGAGGACTAGGCATGTTCGTGCAAGAGGGCGCGCGACCGAGGCTTTTGGCTCAGGAGCGCGAGAAGTTCCTCACCGAGGAATGGCCGCGGATCAAGGCGCAGATCAAGGCGCTGGAACTCAACATCGATGACCTGCTCAAGCAGGATGAAACCAAGGCAGGAGCACAGTCATGA
- a CDS encoding YcgN family cysteine cluster protein — protein sequence MPFWEEKSLSEMNEAEWEALCDGCGRCCLVKLEDEDSGQIITSDVRCKLLDGDSCTCTDYPNRQQQVPDCIKLTPENVLEIPWIPRTCAYRRLAEGKGLAWWHPLIAGDMQAIEDVGVSVRGRTVSELDVQPGEWEDHAVDWPEYEPPEEI from the coding sequence ATGCCCTTCTGGGAAGAAAAATCGCTATCCGAGATGAACGAGGCCGAGTGGGAAGCACTCTGTGACGGCTGTGGCCGCTGCTGCCTCGTCAAGCTCGAGGACGAGGATAGCGGGCAAATCATCACCTCCGATGTCCGCTGCAAGCTTCTCGATGGCGATAGCTGCACCTGCACCGACTATCCCAACCGGCAGCAGCAGGTGCCCGACTGCATCAAGCTCACGCCGGAAAATGTGTTGGAAATCCCCTGGATTCCGCGTACCTGCGCCTATCGGCGCCTCGCCGAAGGCAAGGGGCTCGCCTGGTGGCATCCGCTGATTGCGGGCGACATGCAGGCCATCGAGGATGTCGGGGTTTCCGTGCGCGGGCGTACCGTCAGCGAGCTCGACGTGCAGCCGGGTGAGTGGGAAGACCACGCCGTAGACTGGCCAGAATACGAGCCGCCCGAGGAAATCTGA
- a CDS encoding transglycosylase domain-containing protein, whose translation MQDPFYHKEKRPKKGRMLAADAWLDSTLYETWQSLGRGYTRFRDFMSIFRVSGFKRLFVELFSDALTMGSIGLVLMTALALPAFDATASGQFNKAEDISVVFLDRYGNEVGRRGIRSDDSVALDKLPDFLIKATLATEDRRFYDHFGIDVMGTARALFSNAQGDASLQGGSSITQQLAKNLFLSNERTLERKIKEAFLALWLEAHYTKDQILKLYLDRAYMGGGNFGVTAAAEYYFGKPVTDINLAEAAMLAGLYKAPTKFAPHVDLAAARGRANQVLSNLVDAGYLTEGQVTAARRNPATPVDRIAEVNSPNYFLDWAFEQVKTIVSGRSDNNFIVRTTIDPVLQSYAEDAVTSVIREQGAAYKVTEAAMVVTEPSGSIRAMVGGLDYGKSQFNRAIVSNRQPGSAFKPFVYSTAFEDLGLTPTSTIDDHPVCIGNWCPQNYGRNYKGKISLISAFAQSINTVPVTLSIKTGRQPIADMAHRMGITNDFEVTRSLALGVASVSVLDMTSAYSVFADDGYKTPAYGITRVNTLRGDLVYEADPEAHRERILSEQTVAYMNQMMRAVVTSGTGRRADIPGVPAVGKSGTTSSYRDAWFCGFTGNYVAAVWFGNDDYRPTNNLTGGTLPAMTWQKFMAYAHTNVEIKPVFGVDFTPEKPIVAQAEPTAPVAPVEERPPGLKPAAADKLLEVADLLGDTLRTLQGASGGATLVVSQSTPGN comes from the coding sequence ATGCAGGATCCGTTCTATCATAAAGAAAAGCGCCCCAAGAAGGGCCGGATGCTGGCCGCCGATGCCTGGCTGGATTCCACTCTCTACGAGACGTGGCAGTCGCTCGGCCGCGGCTATACGCGCTTTCGCGACTTCATGTCCATCTTCCGCGTTTCCGGCTTCAAGCGCCTCTTCGTGGAATTGTTCTCGGACGCCCTGACCATGGGCAGCATCGGCCTCGTGCTGATGACCGCCCTCGCCCTCCCCGCTTTCGATGCCACAGCCTCCGGCCAGTTCAACAAGGCCGAGGATATCTCGGTGGTCTTCCTCGATCGCTACGGCAACGAGGTCGGCCGACGCGGCATCCGCAGCGACGATTCGGTGGCGCTCGACAAGCTGCCCGATTTCCTCATCAAGGCGACGCTGGCCACCGAAGACCGGCGCTTCTACGACCATTTCGGCATCGACGTGATGGGCACTGCCCGCGCGCTCTTCTCGAACGCCCAGGGCGACGCTTCGCTGCAGGGCGGTTCCTCGATCACCCAGCAGCTCGCCAAGAACCTGTTTCTGTCCAACGAGCGCACGCTCGAGCGCAAGATCAAGGAAGCCTTCCTCGCCCTGTGGCTGGAGGCGCACTACACCAAGGACCAGATCCTAAAGCTCTATCTCGACCGCGCTTATATGGGTGGCGGCAATTTCGGCGTGACGGCGGCGGCCGAATATTATTTCGGCAAGCCGGTGACCGACATCAACCTGGCCGAAGCCGCTATGCTCGCCGGCCTCTACAAGGCGCCGACCAAGTTCGCTCCGCATGTCGACCTCGCCGCCGCACGCGGCCGCGCCAACCAGGTGCTCTCCAACCTGGTCGATGCCGGCTACCTCACCGAGGGCCAGGTAACGGCCGCCCGCCGCAACCCGGCAACGCCCGTCGACCGGATCGCCGAGGTCAACTCGCCCAACTACTTCCTCGATTGGGCCTTCGAACAGGTGAAGACCATCGTCTCAGGCCGGTCGGACAACAATTTCATCGTTCGCACCACTATCGACCCGGTGCTGCAATCCTATGCTGAAGACGCGGTGACCTCGGTCATCCGCGAACAGGGCGCCGCCTACAAGGTTACCGAAGCGGCCATGGTGGTGACCGAGCCCAGTGGCTCGATCCGCGCCATGGTCGGCGGGCTCGACTACGGCAAGAGCCAGTTCAACCGCGCCATCGTCTCGAACCGCCAGCCGGGCTCGGCTTTCAAGCCCTTCGTCTATTCCACGGCCTTTGAGGATCTGGGGCTCACGCCGACCTCGACGATCGACGACCATCCTGTCTGCATCGGCAATTGGTGCCCACAGAACTACGGCCGCAACTACAAGGGCAAGATCTCGCTGATCTCGGCCTTCGCGCAGTCGATCAACACGGTGCCGGTGACGCTCTCGATCAAGACCGGCCGCCAGCCGATCGCCGACATGGCGCACCGCATGGGCATCACCAACGATTTCGAGGTGACCCGTTCGCTGGCGCTGGGCGTGGCCTCGGTGAGCGTGCTCGACATGACCTCGGCCTATTCGGTCTTCGCCGATGACGGCTACAAGACACCCGCCTATGGCATCACCCGCGTCAACACGCTGCGCGGCGACCTGGTCTATGAAGCGGACCCGGAAGCCCACCGCGAGCGCATACTCTCCGAGCAGACCGTGGCCTACATGAACCAGATGATGCGCGCCGTGGTCACCTCGGGCACCGGGCGCCGCGCCGATATTCCGGGTGTGCCCGCAGTCGGCAAGTCGGGCACGACGAGCTCCTACCGCGACGCCTGGTTCTGCGGCTTTACCGGCAATTACGTGGCCGCCGTCTGGTTCGGCAACGATGATTATCGGCCCACCAACAACCTCACCGGCGGCACTTTGCCGGCCATGACCTGGCAGAAGTTCATGGCCTATGCCCACACCAACGTGGAGATCAAGCCGGTGTTCGGCGTCGATTTCACGCCCGAAAAGCCCATCGTGGCGCAAGCCGAACCCACGGCGCCCGTCGCCCCGGTCGAGGAGCGCCCGCCCGGCCTCAAGCCGGCCGCTGCCGACAAGTTGCTCGAAGTGGCGGACCTGCTCGGGGATACGCTGCGCACGCTCCAGGGTGCCAGCGGCGGGGCTACGCTTGTCGTGTCGCAATCGACGCCGGGTAACTGA